Proteins from a genomic interval of Phycisphaerae bacterium:
- a CDS encoding O-acetyl-ADP-ribose deacetylase yields MTGPVARTSPWNRIHLLRGDITKVECDAIVNAANTSLLGGGGVDGAIHRAAGPSLLAECRGLGGCPTGEARITKGYRLPATHIIHTVGPVYRDGRQGEPEKLRSCYASSLQLAIQYRLRSVAFPAISCGAYGYPMKAAAEIALRTSAGLLALHEQIQQVLFVLYGDGDVAVYSDVARRLAASPVIS; encoded by the coding sequence GTGACCGGACCCGTCGCCCGGACGTCGCCATGGAACCGGATCCATCTCCTCCGGGGCGACATCACGAAGGTGGAATGCGACGCCATTGTCAACGCCGCCAATACGAGCCTCCTGGGCGGCGGGGGCGTGGATGGCGCGATTCACCGGGCGGCGGGTCCGAGTCTTTTGGCAGAATGCCGGGGGTTGGGCGGCTGTCCGACTGGCGAAGCGCGGATTACGAAGGGCTATCGGCTTCCCGCAACACACATCATTCATACGGTCGGGCCAGTCTATCGGGACGGGCGGCAGGGCGAGCCGGAGAAACTGCGCTCGTGTTACGCAAGCTCATTGCAGTTGGCGATTCAATATCGGCTTCGGTCGGTGGCGTTTCCGGCCATCAGTTGCGGCGCGTACGGATATCCGATGAAGGCCGCGGCCGAGATCGCGTTGCGCACGTCGGCCGGCCTGCTGGCGCTGCACGAACAAATCCAACAGGTGTTGTTCGTCCTCTACGGCGACGGTGATGTGGCGGTCTATTCCGACGTGGCCCGACGACTGGCTGCGAGTCCGGTGATTTCGTGA
- a CDS encoding twin-arginine translocase subunit TatC, producing the protein MPLFRRHRRPLDPDDTRMSFGDHLEELRRRLIWALFGLVIAIIICFNFGGAIIETLTAPYSVAMQKLGNDPRMVQLNPIESFMEYFKISIEFGLVLAAPWIIYQVWLFVATGLYPSERKLVKYFAPSSIILFMTGATFMVTMVLSGLMLFLINISTWFPLPGPDNFLYRWLMPESPALVIAATQPTVPPMNVPVVSENPTSPLEGQIWINRTERRINAYYDGQSYYAPLQPAGNQQFVQPFFSISEYLQFVVNLALAFGLGFQIPILVIFLITLGIVPAQSMAGARRYVIIAVLVLAAVITPTPDVTTMLLLAVPMLLLFEAGLIVGRFMEKRKDASELSETSP; encoded by the coding sequence ATGCCTCTCTTTCGACGCCATCGCCGGCCCCTCGACCCCGACGACACCCGCATGTCCTTCGGCGATCACCTCGAAGAACTTCGCCGCCGCCTGATCTGGGCCCTCTTCGGTCTGGTCATCGCCATCATCATCTGCTTCAACTTCGGCGGCGCCATCATTGAAACGCTTACCGCCCCCTACAGCGTTGCGATGCAAAAACTGGGCAATGACCCCCGTATGGTCCAGCTCAATCCGATCGAATCCTTCATGGAGTATTTCAAGATCTCCATCGAATTCGGCCTCGTCCTTGCCGCCCCCTGGATCATCTATCAAGTCTGGCTCTTCGTCGCCACCGGTCTCTATCCCTCGGAACGAAAGCTGGTCAAATATTTCGCCCCTTCGTCGATCATCCTGTTCATGACCGGGGCCACCTTCATGGTGACGATGGTCCTGTCCGGTTTGATGCTCTTCCTGATCAATATCTCGACGTGGTTCCCGCTTCCGGGGCCGGACAATTTCCTCTATCGCTGGCTCATGCCGGAATCCCCCGCGCTGGTCATCGCGGCGACCCAGCCAACGGTACCCCCGATGAACGTGCCCGTTGTTTCCGAAAATCCAACATCACCTCTGGAGGGCCAGATCTGGATCAATCGGACGGAGCGCCGCATCAACGCCTACTATGATGGCCAGTCCTATTACGCGCCGCTGCAACCCGCCGGCAACCAACAGTTCGTCCAGCCGTTCTTCAGCATCTCGGAGTACTTGCAGTTCGTGGTCAACCTGGCCCTCGCCTTCGGCCTGGGCTTCCAAATCCCCATTCTCGTGATATTTCTCATCACCCTCGGCATCGTCCCTGCCCAATCCATGGCCGGTGCCCGCCGCTACGTCATCATCGCCGTCCTCGTCCTCGCCGCCGTCATCACCCCCACCCCCGACGTCACGACGATGCTGCTTCTCGCCGTCCCCATGCTTCTACTTTTCGAAGCCGGCTTGATCGTCGGCCGCTTCATGGAAAAAAGAAAGGACGCCTCGGAGCTATCCGAGACGTCCCCATAA
- a CDS encoding proprotein convertase P-domain-containing protein has product MCIDTLIPVLSRHRGRVALVAALALYYGLTDPAHASAPPIPGCPIPQKIFTNNTATPIPNNATVTSAINVSGVDPLWDVDVQTFVTHTWPAALHITLTSPSGKTVTLSTNNGGVNDNAFNGTLWDDDADPGGQVPYTNNQLLATDRLEGDEVVATPLVPEEALGAFIGENPNGTWTLTISEVLPADVTGNLGGWSLRLSGFPFAAATVSENYFSSDVPHSISQTGTPVVSSTNMVSGTGSYLCGLNLTTDITHTCPGDLDITLSSPSGTIVTLTTDNGLSADNVFNGTVWSDGAGDVNPPGPVSDADFVIDVTETPLVPEEAMAAFIGEDPNGTWVLTISDDMNGCGGNLANWTLHITTCTFAAPDDDADGVLNPCDNCPAASNAGQEDPDVDGVGDICDNCPTVADPTQNNIDGDALGDACDNCPSFANNDQADFDGDGRGDVCDNCPTLANADQADADGDGKGDACENCPSIFNADQTDTDDNGIGDACEPPAAPPPPPHSDSACGTCAQGVLPGMAASLLLVTLGRRGHCRGLAQNRPVSQGLKRFP; this is encoded by the coding sequence ATGTGCATTGACACACTTATCCCCGTTCTGAGCCGCCATCGTGGGCGCGTCGCGCTGGTGGCCGCGCTCGCTCTCTATTACGGACTGACCGATCCGGCCCACGCGTCCGCGCCGCCGATCCCCGGATGCCCGATTCCGCAGAAAATTTTCACGAACAACACTGCGACGCCGATTCCCAACAACGCCACCGTGACGTCTGCGATCAACGTGAGCGGGGTCGATCCTCTTTGGGATGTGGACGTCCAGACATTCGTTACGCACACTTGGCCCGCCGCCCTCCATATCACACTCACTTCGCCGTCCGGAAAGACGGTCACCCTATCGACCAACAATGGCGGAGTGAACGACAACGCGTTTAACGGAACGCTCTGGGACGACGACGCCGACCCGGGCGGTCAGGTTCCTTACACCAACAATCAGTTATTGGCGACAGATCGTTTGGAGGGCGACGAAGTAGTCGCCACGCCGTTGGTGCCGGAGGAAGCCCTGGGGGCCTTCATCGGCGAGAACCCCAATGGAACATGGACTCTTACAATCTCTGAAGTCCTCCCCGCCGATGTAACAGGTAACCTGGGGGGCTGGTCGCTTCGCCTATCAGGGTTCCCCTTTGCGGCCGCGACGGTCTCGGAAAATTATTTCAGCTCGGACGTCCCTCATAGCATTTCCCAAACCGGGACGCCGGTAGTGTCCTCAACCAATATGGTGAGCGGCACCGGCTCCTATTTGTGCGGATTGAATCTCACCACGGACATTACTCATACGTGTCCCGGAGACCTGGACATCACGCTTTCTTCCCCGTCGGGGACCATCGTGACTCTTACGACCGACAATGGTCTCAGCGCCGACAATGTCTTCAACGGCACCGTGTGGAGTGACGGCGCGGGCGATGTCAATCCGCCCGGCCCCGTATCGGATGCCGACTTTGTCATCGACGTTACGGAAACGCCCTTGGTCCCGGAGGAAGCGATGGCGGCCTTCATAGGTGAAGACCCGAATGGCACGTGGGTGCTGACGATCTCCGATGATATGAATGGATGCGGGGGCAACCTGGCAAACTGGACATTGCACATCACGACATGCACTTTTGCCGCCCCCGATGACGACGCCGACGGCGTGCTCAATCCATGTGACAACTGCCCTGCCGCTTCAAACGCCGGTCAAGAAGACCCTGACGTCGACGGAGTGGGCGACATCTGCGACAACTGCCCGACGGTCGCGGACCCCACCCAAAACAACATCGACGGCGACGCGCTCGGTGATGCCTGCGACAATTGTCCGTCGTTTGCCAACAACGACCAGGCGGACTTCGATGGCGATGGCCGGGGAGACGTCTGCGACAACTGCCCAACGCTTGCAAACGCCGACCAAGCGGATGCCGACGGGGACGGCAAGGGCGACGCCTGCGAAAACTGCCCGAGTATTTTCAATGCCGACCAGACCGATACGGATGACAACGGCATCGGCGATGCCTGCGAGCCGCCGGCGGCGCCACCGCCCCCACCGCACTCCGACTCCGCCTGTGGAACGTGCGCCCAAGGCGTCCTGCCGGGCATGGCGGCCAGCCTGTTGTTGGTGACGTTGGGGCGACGTGGCCACTGTCGCGGACTAGCCCAGAACCGGCCCGTCTCCCAAGGGCTAAAGCGTTTTCCTTGA
- a CDS encoding thrombospondin type 3 repeat-containing protein encodes MVPPSARAQVTDFENEFNDDAAAANLFRQQDLVEGEIDPDGDIDFWRAPNVAVNDLIFVLVDMEPAGPAEDSILQVLANNPATLIETDDQDGPALAPVVAGAIVPQSGNVFYRVNESGDDASFSFYQIHHAIVKPADSVAESESNNTAVIANRITARMITGSVDGADEDFFKFRADNGDRIVVIVDDDPDDAGPLTDTDLEILSIDGVTVLATGDNGVAGNGNAAAGTATQTGIHFVSIADGGAAAGTDYRFVVLVNGVAYVDADDDDIADNLDNCPTVANAAQTDSDDDGFGDACDSCPADVIKQAPGVCGCSQPDVDFDGDGVIDCDLADPFRSMLSGVGVLLIPDDSNDRVMAFDPADGDLVDPAVIDDQTNLFSPIDAILHPDGSRFLVSTQFDNLVQSYDLDGNFLGAFAPAGGVNTAILDDPLGIALHPDGSILVCSILGVNGDSVARFDTAGNFVGNLVAPGAGGLSNPRAALVRGTELLVSGFGSDAIHRYDLATGAYIADFATVTDLASQMHTAANGNLLVANGSGDQRGVVEFDAAGSLVGHHSPVGINAVDGVFELPNDNLLISSVSFSRGGVFEINRSGSLVDTKVSGRRTRFIEFVRQDADADGLGDGIDNCPTVVNADQANTDGDNLGDACDTCPNDPANDADGDGKCGDVDNCSTVFNADQTDSDGDGQGDACDNCPDVFNPDQADSDADGVGDACPTPPPPDAACGTCAPGVIPATMFTLPLIYGSRRRIWPRRS; translated from the coding sequence ATGGTTCCGCCGTCGGCGCGGGCGCAGGTTACCGACTTCGAGAACGAATTCAACGACGACGCGGCCGCGGCCAATCTTTTCCGCCAGCAGGACCTGGTCGAGGGCGAGATCGACCCGGACGGCGACATCGACTTCTGGCGAGCCCCCAATGTGGCGGTGAACGATTTGATCTTTGTACTTGTGGACATGGAGCCCGCGGGCCCGGCGGAGGATTCGATTCTCCAGGTCCTGGCCAACAACCCGGCGACACTGATCGAGACGGACGACCAGGATGGACCGGCTTTGGCCCCGGTGGTAGCCGGGGCCATTGTGCCGCAGAGCGGGAACGTGTTCTATCGCGTCAATGAATCGGGGGACGATGCCTCATTCAGCTTCTACCAGATTCACCATGCGATCGTGAAGCCGGCCGACAGCGTGGCGGAATCGGAAAGCAACAACACGGCGGTGATCGCCAACCGCATTACGGCCCGGATGATCACCGGCAGCGTGGACGGGGCGGACGAAGACTTCTTCAAGTTCCGTGCCGACAACGGTGATCGAATCGTCGTCATCGTCGACGACGACCCTGACGATGCGGGACCGCTCACCGACACGGATTTAGAGATCCTCAGTATCGACGGCGTTACCGTCCTGGCCACTGGGGACAACGGGGTCGCCGGCAACGGCAACGCCGCCGCTGGAACCGCGACCCAGACCGGCATCCACTTCGTCTCCATCGCCGATGGCGGAGCGGCGGCAGGTACCGATTATCGCTTCGTCGTGCTGGTGAATGGCGTGGCTTACGTCGATGCCGACGATGACGACATCGCGGACAATCTGGACAACTGCCCCACCGTGGCCAACGCCGCTCAAACCGACTCGGACGACGACGGCTTTGGCGACGCCTGCGACAGCTGCCCGGCGGACGTCATCAAGCAGGCCCCCGGCGTCTGCGGTTGCAGTCAGCCAGACGTGGACTTCGACGGCGACGGCGTCATCGACTGCGATCTGGCGGATCCATTCCGATCCATGCTCTCAGGAGTGGGCGTGTTGCTCATTCCCGACGACTCGAATGATCGCGTCATGGCCTTCGACCCCGCGGACGGCGACCTGGTCGATCCGGCGGTGATCGACGATCAGACAAACCTTTTTAGTCCCATCGATGCGATCCTCCATCCCGACGGCAGTCGATTTCTCGTCTCCACCCAGTTCGACAATCTCGTTCAATCCTACGACTTGGATGGAAACTTCCTCGGCGCGTTCGCTCCGGCCGGTGGAGTGAACACTGCGATCCTGGATGACCCCCTGGGCATTGCCTTACATCCCGACGGGTCGATTCTGGTGTGCAGCATTCTCGGCGTTAACGGCGACTCGGTGGCCCGCTTTGACACGGCCGGTAACTTCGTCGGCAATCTGGTCGCGCCGGGGGCCGGGGGTCTCAGCAATCCCCGCGCAGCGCTCGTAAGGGGAACAGAGCTACTGGTCAGTGGATTCGGCAGCGACGCCATCCATCGATACGATCTCGCCACCGGGGCCTACATCGCCGACTTCGCAACGGTGACCGACTTGGCTTCGCAAATGCACACTGCTGCCAACGGCAACCTGCTGGTGGCCAATGGCAGCGGCGACCAGCGCGGCGTGGTGGAATTCGACGCTGCCGGCAGCCTGGTAGGACACCATTCACCCGTGGGCATCAATGCGGTGGACGGCGTCTTTGAGCTGCCCAACGACAACCTGCTGATCTCGTCAGTGAGCTTCAGCCGTGGCGGAGTGTTTGAGATCAACCGTTCCGGCAGCCTTGTAGACACGAAGGTTTCCGGCAGGCGCACCCGCTTCATTGAATTCGTCAGGCAGGACGCCGACGCCGATGGTCTCGGCGACGGTATCGACAACTGCCCCACGGTAGTCAATGCCGACCAAGCCAATACCGACGGCGACAACCTGGGCGATGCCTGTGACACGTGCCCCAACGACCCCGCCAACGACGCCGACGGCGACGGCAAATGCGGCGACGTGGATAACTGCTCGACCGTCTTCAACGCTGACCAGACTGATTCCGATGGAGACGGCCAGGGCGACGCCTGCGACAACTGCCCTGATGTGTTCAACCCGGATCAGGCGGATTCGGACGCCGACGGCGTTGGCGACGCCTGTCCGACGCCCCCACCGCCGGACGCGGCCTGTGGCACCTGCGCGCCCGGCGTGATCCCCGCGACGATGTTCACATTGCCGCTTATTTATGGGAGTCGCCGGCGGATTTGGCCTCGCCGCTCTTAA
- the tpx gene encoding thiol peroxidase: MARTCTLKGNPLNLEGPELKVGDTAPDATLKKSLVDDFKLSEAKGKPRIYSVVPSLDTPVCAEMTRRFNKEVSNLPNVQFFTISCDLPMAMGRFCGSEGINTERMKTLSDHKLTDFGKKYGTLIADLRIESRAVFVVDASDKLRYVEYVPEVANHPNYDAILACAKGL; this comes from the coding sequence ATGGCCAGAACCTGTACGCTCAAGGGTAACCCGCTCAACCTTGAAGGACCGGAATTAAAGGTGGGGGACACCGCGCCGGACGCGACGCTCAAAAAATCGCTGGTGGATGATTTCAAGCTGAGCGAGGCGAAGGGCAAGCCGCGGATTTACAGCGTGGTGCCGTCGCTCGACACGCCGGTCTGCGCGGAGATGACTCGGCGGTTCAACAAGGAGGTGTCGAACCTGCCGAACGTGCAGTTCTTCACGATCAGTTGCGATTTGCCGATGGCCATGGGCCGGTTCTGTGGGTCCGAGGGTATCAACACGGAGCGAATGAAGACGCTGAGCGACCACAAGCTGACGGATTTTGGCAAAAAGTACGGTACGCTGATCGCCGACCTGCGGATTGAATCGCGGGCTGTGTTCGTGGTCGATGCGAGCGACAAGCTGCGGTACGTGGAGTACGTGCCGGAAGTGGCGAATCATCCGAACTACGACGCGATTCTGGCCTGCGCGAAGGGGCTGTAG
- a CDS encoding sigma 54-interacting transcriptional regulator: MSETPTYRTLTPRMTSALVEASSAINATLQLSDVLQAIAQKAAVVLRSEASSVLMLDRRRNRLVFMAAVGDRGPALIGEEFDADLGIAGKVAASAKPVIVPNVRDDKDFFRGIDAKSSFQTRGLIAAPLIWKGDVIGVVEVLNKLGGGNYDDDDLALLQIFANLAASGAYNAAQHQSVIRENRGLRETLRVSVPIIGNSVSLRQVNDMVNRVAGSNATVLLLGETGTGKEVTARQIHSVSPRSEKPFIAINCAALPETLLESELFGHEKGAFTGAHADKMGRFEMADGGTIFLDEIGDISMSIQVKLLRVLQEKEFVRVGGTKTISTDVRIIAATNRDLREAMEKGAFREDLYYRLNVFPINLPPLRQRREDIPLLVDHFINISATELGCQKPPVGDDAMALLASYHWPGNIRELQNVIDRAVLMADGMTLSPIHLPREIVGDEPLSESGDKSESSLWGYEKALIVKALRENGWNQSKAARALGISRDNLRYRVKKFGIEKHQKT, translated from the coding sequence GTGTCAGAGACCCCTACCTATCGTACCCTCACCCCCCGAATGACCTCGGCCCTTGTCGAGGCTTCTTCCGCGATCAATGCCACCCTCCAACTCAGCGACGTGCTCCAAGCCATCGCCCAAAAGGCCGCCGTCGTCCTGCGGTCCGAGGCCTCCAGCGTCCTCATGCTCGATCGGCGGCGTAATCGCCTGGTCTTTATGGCCGCCGTCGGCGATCGCGGACCCGCCCTGATCGGCGAGGAGTTCGACGCCGACCTGGGCATCGCCGGCAAGGTGGCCGCCTCGGCCAAGCCGGTCATCGTGCCCAACGTCCGCGATGACAAGGATTTCTTCCGCGGCATCGATGCCAAGAGCAGCTTTCAGACGCGCGGCTTGATCGCGGCTCCGCTGATCTGGAAAGGCGACGTCATCGGCGTCGTGGAAGTCCTCAACAAGCTGGGCGGAGGGAATTACGACGACGACGATCTGGCGCTTCTGCAGATTTTCGCCAACCTGGCCGCCAGCGGCGCCTACAACGCCGCCCAGCACCAGAGCGTCATCCGGGAAAACCGCGGTCTCCGTGAGACGCTCCGCGTCTCGGTTCCCATTATTGGCAACTCCGTCTCGCTCCGGCAGGTCAACGACATGGTCAACCGCGTCGCCGGCAGCAACGCCACCGTGCTCCTGCTCGGCGAGACGGGTACCGGCAAGGAAGTGACCGCCCGGCAGATCCATAGCGTCAGCCCGCGGAGCGAAAAACCGTTTATCGCCATCAACTGCGCCGCCCTGCCGGAGACGCTCCTGGAAAGCGAACTCTTTGGCCACGAAAAAGGCGCCTTTACCGGGGCCCACGCCGACAAGATGGGCCGCTTCGAGATGGCCGACGGCGGTACGATCTTCCTCGACGAGATCGGCGACATCTCCATGAGTATCCAGGTCAAGCTGCTCCGCGTCCTCCAGGAAAAGGAATTCGTGCGGGTTGGCGGCACCAAGACCATCTCGACCGACGTCCGCATCATCGCCGCGACCAATCGCGACTTGCGCGAGGCGATGGAGAAAGGGGCCTTCCGCGAAGACCTCTATTACCGCCTGAATGTCTTCCCCATCAACCTGCCGCCGCTTCGCCAGCGCCGCGAGGACATACCGCTGCTCGTCGACCACTTCATCAACATCTCCGCCACCGAATTGGGCTGCCAAAAACCCCCCGTGGGGGACGACGCGATGGCCCTCCTCGCGAGTTATCATTGGCCCGGAAACATCCGCGAACTTCAGAACGTCATCGATCGTGCCGTCCTCATGGCCGATGGAATGACGCTCTCGCCCATACATCTGCCGCGCGAAATCGTCGGCGACGAACCGCTCAGCGAATCCGGCGACAAGTCCGAATCGTCGCTCTGGGGCTATGAAAAGGCCCTGATCGTTAAGGCGCTGCGCGAGAACGGCTGGAACCAGTCCAAGGCCGCCCGCGCCCTCGGCATCAGCCGCGACAACCTGCGCTATCGCGTCAAGAAATTCGGCATCGAAAAGCACCAGAAAACATAG
- a CDS encoding sigma-70 family RNA polymerase sigma factor, whose amino-acid sequence MNRPEEEAGGASDERLLAEFLAGDEVAFRRLVEKHSEELYRFVARFVRSTAVAEDVVQETFVQVFQSAGSFDSAKRFRPWLFTIAANKARDHLRSRVRRREVPLTSTSPGGEESEVSYLDFLADDLAEPGSAMEDEESRQRVRDIVTRMPENLREVLVLGYYQRFAYKEIAEMLSIPLGTVKSRLHAAVSYFAEMYRRDERRRQAHEGHEAKKMHER is encoded by the coding sequence GTGAATCGACCAGAAGAAGAGGCCGGGGGCGCTTCGGACGAGCGGCTCCTGGCCGAGTTTCTCGCCGGTGACGAGGTCGCCTTTCGGAGGTTGGTGGAGAAGCACAGCGAGGAGTTGTACCGCTTCGTGGCGCGATTTGTGCGGAGCACAGCCGTCGCGGAAGACGTGGTGCAGGAGACCTTTGTCCAGGTCTTTCAGTCGGCGGGTTCATTCGATTCCGCCAAGCGGTTTCGCCCCTGGCTGTTCACTATCGCTGCGAACAAAGCGCGGGACCATCTGCGATCGAGGGTTCGGAGGCGGGAGGTCCCGCTGACGTCGACCTCGCCTGGCGGCGAGGAGAGCGAGGTGAGTTACCTCGACTTTCTGGCGGATGATCTGGCCGAGCCCGGCTCGGCGATGGAAGATGAAGAGAGCCGACAGCGCGTGCGTGATATCGTCACGCGGATGCCGGAGAATCTGCGGGAGGTGCTGGTGCTGGGATATTACCAGCGGTTTGCGTACAAGGAAATCGCGGAAATGCTGTCGATTCCGCTGGGGACCGTAAAGAGCCGGCTGCACGCGGCGGTTTCGTATTTCGCGGAGATGTACCGACGGGACGAACGGCGACGGCAGGCCCACGAGGGCCACGAAGCAAAGAAGATGCACGAACGATGA
- the trxA gene encoding thioredoxin — MAGTDTLEFTDNNFEQEVLKSSVPVLVDFWAEWCMPCRALGPTIDELATEYSGRVKIGKLNTESNQETPVKYNVQAIPTILLFKEGQVVQKFVGLTAKKDFQAALTGATK, encoded by the coding sequence ATGGCAGGCACCGACACCCTCGAATTCACCGACAACAACTTCGAACAGGAGGTCCTGAAGTCCTCCGTCCCCGTCCTTGTCGATTTTTGGGCAGAGTGGTGCATGCCTTGCCGGGCCCTGGGCCCCACCATCGACGAACTCGCCACCGAATACTCCGGCCGCGTTAAGATTGGCAAGCTCAACACAGAAAGCAATCAGGAAACGCCGGTCAAGTACAACGTCCAGGCCATCCCGACAATCCTCCTCTTCAAGGAGGGCCAGGTCGTGCAAAAGTTCGTCGGACTCACCGCAAAAAAGGATTTCCAGGCCGCCCTCACCGGCGCGACGAAATAG
- a CDS encoding tetratricopeptide repeat protein — MSATLRRRVSSFIMGLVVAGMAIGLFLPAARFGFVNWDDDAYFIDNDSFRGLSWENIAWCFTTTHMGHYQPLNWLSYAIDFAAFGLRPGRFHLSQAILHGIAAVLFFALSKRLLGISTSTRSRRHLTFSAAVAALLFALHPLRVESVVWLSARADILATAFYLAALLCYLKAAHASPTRPLSTGPMMAVLFFFICAVLSKEMAVTLPAILVLLDVYPLGRLPANPAGWGLPNARAILLEKVPFFAIALIATINAFFAAGEGLAGFATHPFAQRLAQAPVSLMFYPFKTVAPTALSPFYEYPLQFGWRHPAVWLSLAALMISSITCWLLRKRFPALAAAAVGYVILISPVVGLTQRGPQMTADRYSYLSCLPWAVLAAGLLALGGSRQKRMTAIAALAVLAAMIYGTLRQQRYWADSVALWEHALRLDPANGIACANVGQAYESRGRHEEAIQAYKKALKLRPHHPNVQRNLAGVYNRLYRNDEAIAAYLADLADNPDRLESHYYLAITYERIGDDEKAVVHYREAARIDARYADAHVALARLFMKHGYLAEAEPRLRRALELDPHHLEALERLARLCGRTRRPDEAGTLLRRAVEEAEHRGERELTDRLRKAHHEITGLAASRRATSE; from the coding sequence TTGTCCGCCACTCTGCGTCGCCGCGTTTCTTCCTTCATTATGGGCCTCGTCGTCGCGGGGATGGCCATCGGCCTCTTCCTACCGGCCGCGCGCTTCGGATTCGTCAATTGGGACGACGACGCCTACTTCATCGATAACGACTCCTTTCGCGGGCTCTCGTGGGAGAACATTGCCTGGTGCTTCACGACCACCCACATGGGGCACTATCAGCCGCTCAATTGGTTGAGCTATGCCATCGACTTTGCCGCCTTCGGACTCCGTCCAGGGCGATTCCACCTCTCGCAGGCCATCTTGCACGGTATTGCCGCAGTCCTCTTTTTTGCCCTGTCAAAGCGCCTCTTGGGGATCTCCACAAGTACACGGTCGCGCCGCCATCTAACCTTTTCTGCTGCGGTCGCTGCCTTGCTTTTTGCATTGCACCCGCTCCGCGTCGAGTCCGTCGTTTGGCTCAGCGCCCGCGCGGATATCCTCGCCACCGCGTTCTATTTGGCCGCGTTGCTTTGTTATCTGAAGGCCGCACACGCCTCGCCCACCCGCCCGCTTTCCACGGGTCCCATGATGGCCGTGCTCTTTTTCTTCATCTGCGCGGTATTGTCCAAAGAAATGGCCGTGACGCTCCCGGCTATCCTGGTTTTGCTCGATGTCTATCCGCTCGGACGCCTTCCTGCGAATCCGGCGGGCTGGGGTCTCCCGAACGCGCGGGCAATTCTGCTGGAGAAAGTCCCTTTCTTCGCCATCGCGCTTATCGCCACGATCAATGCGTTCTTCGCCGCGGGAGAGGGGCTCGCCGGCTTCGCCACACATCCATTTGCGCAAAGGCTCGCACAGGCCCCCGTCTCCCTGATGTTCTATCCTTTCAAGACGGTGGCGCCGACGGCCCTCTCCCCGTTCTACGAATATCCGCTTCAGTTTGGATGGAGGCATCCGGCCGTCTGGCTGAGTCTTGCTGCATTGATGATCTCGTCAATCACCTGTTGGCTCCTTCGCAAGAGATTTCCCGCACTGGCCGCGGCGGCCGTCGGTTATGTGATCCTGATCTCTCCCGTCGTCGGACTGACGCAACGTGGGCCCCAGATGACGGCGGACCGTTATTCGTACCTGTCGTGCCTGCCGTGGGCGGTGTTGGCCGCCGGTCTGCTCGCGCTCGGCGGGTCCCGGCAAAAGCGCATGACGGCAATCGCGGCCCTCGCCGTGCTCGCCGCCATGATTTACGGAACCCTGCGCCAGCAACGTTACTGGGCCGATTCCGTAGCACTATGGGAACACGCCTTGCGCCTGGATCCCGCGAACGGTATAGCCTGCGCCAACGTTGGACAGGCCTACGAAAGTCGGGGCCGCCATGAAGAGGCGATCCAGGCCTACAAGAAGGCCCTGAAACTCCGGCCGCACCACCCCAACGTCCAGCGAAACCTCGCCGGCGTCTACAATCGCCTTTATCGAAATGACGAGGCCATCGCCGCTTATCTCGCGGATCTCGCCGACAATCCCGATCGCCTGGAGAGCCACTATTACCTGGCCATCACCTACGAGCGAATCGGCGACGACGAAAAGGCCGTCGTGCACTATCGCGAAGCAGCGCGCATCGATGCCCGCTACGCCGACGCCCACGTCGCATTGGCGAGACTATTCATGAAACATGGATATCTCGCGGAGGCCGAACCCCGCCTCCGCCGCGCCCTCGAACTTGACCCGCACCACCTTGAAGCCCTCGAACGACTGGCCCGCCTGTGCGGACGGACCAGGCGCCCCGACGAAGCCGGGACCCTCTTAAGGAGAGCCGTCGAGGAGGCCGAACACAGGGGCGAGCGCGAATTGACCGATCGGCTGCGAAAGGCCCATCACGAAATCACCGGACTCGCAGCCAGTCGTCGGGCCACGTCGGAATAG